ACCATTTTGCAAAGTTAATGTCAAAGAAAACAATTTCGCAAAGTTTAAGTTAGAGAAAATCATTTCATAAATTCAATGTTAGAGAAAAAGATTTCACATAGTTAAAGTTTGATAAAACTGTTTCACTAAGCTAAACTTAGAAACAATCATTTCGCAAAGTTAGAGAAAATTAAGATAGAAGAAAATCATTTCAAAAAGTTAATATTAGAGAAAGTTATTTCGCAAAGTTTAAGTTAGATAAAATCATTTCATAAATTCAATGTTAGGTAAAAGCATTTCGTAAAGTATAAGTTAGAGAAAACCAAAAGGACACCCACAAGTTAATAGATAATCCAGCCCAGAGCGGTTAAAACCTTTTTCAACTTCTATAAACGACACTCCAAAAGGACAACTCATCGGCTCTGCAGGAGTTGTAACTGATGCCAACTGAATCATTTTTGAAACGTCGGGGGGCCCTGAATTACCCTACGAAACTTAAAGTTTTGTATCAAATGAATTTGAAAATGTCTCTATCTTTACATATTGAAACAGATACAAAATTTTATATCTGATATTGAATACATAACTTTAAATCACGTATCGAATAAGTGAGGTGTCAAGCCCCATGGCTAGGCCCCCAAGGGGGAGAAGGAGAATTTCATTCAATAATGGGCCAGGCCCAAGATACAAGTGTAATATCTTCTCTTATAGGCACACAACACCAACACCACAATgatcctcctcctctctctCGATGGCGGATGAGGGTAATTTGATGTCGCAGGAACAGGAACAGGAACCGACGCTGTCGGCACCATGGAAGATGGTGGACGAGGCCTTAACGCTGAAGAATACGAACTGGGGCCTGAATCTGATGATATTCTGGATGATTCAAAGCAACGAGTTGAACGCTTCGGAGGTGGTTAAGGTGATTAAGAAGAAGATCAATGATGAGAGCCGTGATGTGCAGATTCGTGCTCTTCTTTTGTTGGAATCCTTTGGCCACAACTGTGACGCGTTCTACACTGAAGTTGTTTCTCAGAACCTTCACGAGGACTTGGTTCGGTTGGTTGAAAACCCGCAAAACGATTATGGCAATCGAAGGAAGGCTTTCAGGTTGTTAATGGCTTGGGCTGAGTCACGTGAAGTTCCCCGTGGTGGTGTGTTTAATCATGTTTATTGGGTCAGTTTCTTTTGACTCATGCTATCCCTTCATGTTTAAGTTATTATGAGCTTATTTCTATAACTTGTTCctaatagcttatgaataacaCTTATGTTTACCTATCACATATTTTCAGCTTAGTTTTGAACCTGCATTCTATTCTATGTACTCCATTTTGATTTTCATGTGCATAACTATGACttctattttaatattatactgTCTTCTGCATCCTTCTCTCTCAAATTTATTTGATTCCTACATCTTTCCTGATTGATGGCAGGGTCTGGCATACAGAGTTTCATCTGACATTTCAGGAAGAAAATCAGTTCATGTTAGGCATACCTTGGAGTCTCTTACACCTGAAGAAGACCATTTCGATCTCCTCGATAGATACCAACCTATGTCAGATCAAGAGAAGATCGACCTCCTTCTTCTCGAAGGACGCCGCCCAGCCAAGTTAGTTGAAGAGCAGAAGAAGTATCTTGTGCTTGCTCGAAAGAGTCTTCAATCACTCTTTAGCATATTACATTCTGAGGGAGACCCAAAACCTTTGAAGGTAAGCCTTTTGAAGTTCAAGTAATCACTGTTCTGTTCTCAAATATTAGCCTTGGTTTTTGGCCCTCCGCCATTGACGAGATCCCGCAATAATCCGACATAATCTGCCATAGGCCCCCATTATCTGTCATATATGGCGGATTTTTGGCTCTCCACCATTGGCCCCCATTAAATACCTTAGAAGATGTTAAGGTTCCACATTGACTAGGGATTTGACCAAGATAGGCCTTATAAAATGTTGAGCAACTCACGGCTTAGTTAGGTTTTGAGCTAGAGTCAAACTTCCCGAATTCTAATAGAAGAAATGCGGTGTTACCTGAATGAGTTGGTGTTTGGTTTACTACTTTATGATGTTTACCCGAGCTCTTGAATGAAGTTGCTTTTCAATGCCCTCCTTTTCTTATGCAGAAGGGTTTAGAGAGAAAATGTTTTTCCCCCACCCTCCTTTCCTCCATGTTATCCAATTAGAAATGTTAAGAGAATTACAATATCACTATCTGCTCCCGCCTCCATGTTAACCAATATCACTTGGTCTATTGTATGCAGCCTTACcttgttcttttttttccttacaCAAGAGGCCGTTTCTGGGACTTGCACCTGTGACCATATTTCAAATTTGCTGATAGAATTTCAATTTCTATATTGTATTTGTTGATAGAATTTTTGAATTCCATTATTTGTATGTGGTTGTAGGAATGTTCAACTCTGAGGTGGTTGGATAGGTGCAAGAAATCACTTCATGTCATCATGGAGATTTTGGAAACCAGTACAAATGATGAACTTTTAGTGTGGCTTGAAGCCATACGTCTTAGTGATCAGCTGGAACTGGTACTTGGCAAATATCAGGAGCTGGCAGCTGCTGAAATGAACGCGGCACAACAACCTGAAAAGGCTGGCCCTGCCAAGCATGACGCCAATGCTGTTCAAAACCTCAATGAACTAGTTTTCTGAAAGATTTGTAAGTGATGAATCTGAAACTGCTCAGAATCAAAAGCTGAAGTAATATTAGTATA
This portion of the Lotus japonicus ecotype B-129 chromosome 3, LjGifu_v1.2 genome encodes:
- the LOC130744898 gene encoding TOM1-like protein 2 produces the protein MADEGNLMSQEQEQEPTLSAPWKMVDEALTLKNTNWGLNLMIFWMIQSNELNASEVVKVIKKKINDESRDVQIRALLLLESFGHNCDAFYTEVVSQNLHEDLVRLVENPQNDYGNRRKAFRLLMAWAESREVPRGGVFNHVYWGLAYRVSSDISGRKSVHVRHTLESLTPEEDHFDLLDRYQPMSDQEKIDLLLLEGRRPAKLVEEQKKYLVLARKSLQSLFSILHSEGDPKPLKECSTLRWLDRCKKSLHVIMEILETSTNDELLVWLEAIRLSDQLELVLGKYQELAAAEMNAAQQPEKAGPAKHDANAVQNLNELVF